Proteins found in one Amblyraja radiata isolate CabotCenter1 chromosome 15, sAmbRad1.1.pri, whole genome shotgun sequence genomic segment:
- the hhex gene encoding hematopoietically-expressed homeobox protein HHEX → MQYQHPGPSAMSVNLPLYAPTPMQAVHPTPFYIDDILGRNGTSHVAPVTLGPALPSPNSSFTTIASPYRTPIYEPTPIHAAFHHPALAPYGSNAFSGPLYPFSRTVNDYTHAFLRQDTLGKPLIWSHFIQRPPHKRKGGQVRFSNDQTIELEKKFETQKYLSPPERKRLAKMLQLSERQVKTWFQNRRAKWRRLKQENPQGTKKEESDNSDQSIESQCEKGRERRLSPDQNKAILLNGSHCSTPPAFRQNESEVSEDSDEEVNIDDDRSTYPVNAQ, encoded by the exons ATGCAATACCAGCACCCCGGCCCCTCCGCCATGAGTGTGAACCTGCCGCTGTACGCGCCCACCCCGATGCAAGCGGTGCATCCAACACCCTTCTACATCGACGACATCTTGGGTCGCAACGGGACTTCTCACGTCGCCCCAGTGACCCTCGGACCGGCCCTGCCGTCCCCTAATTCCTCCTTCACCACCATAGCTTCCCCATACCGGACTCCAATCTACGAGCCGACTCCAATCCACGCCGCCTTTCACCATCCAGCCTTGGCACCGTACGGCAGCAACGCCTTCTCCGGACCCTTGTACCCCTTTAGCAGGACGGTGAACGACTACACGCATGCATTCCTCAGACAAGACACCCTGG GAAAGCCCTTGATATGGAGCCATTTTATTCAAAGGCCGCCGCACAAAAGGAAGGGAGGACAAGTTCGATTCTCAAACGATCAGACTATTGAACTGGAAAAGAAATTTGAGACCCAGAAGTATCTTTCACCCCCTGAACGCAAAAGACTTGCCAAAATGTTGCAACTCAGTGAGAGACAG GTGAAGACTTGGTTTCAGAACCGTCGTGCCAAGTGGCGGCGATTGAAACAG gAAAACCCTCAAGGAACCAAAAAAGAAGAATCGGACAATTCGGATCAATCCATCGAAAGCCAATGTGAGAAGGGCCGGGAGAGACGCCTGAGCCCCGATCAGAATAAAGCAATTTTACTCAACGGGTCACATTGTTCGACGCCCCCAGCTTTTCGGCAAAATGAATCCGAAGTGTCGGAGGATAGCGACGAAGAAGTGAACATCGACGACGATAGAAGTACTTATCCTGTAAATGCACAATAA